The Festucalex cinctus isolate MCC-2025b chromosome 6, RoL_Fcin_1.0, whole genome shotgun sequence genomic sequence tgaatgtttgttttttagaaagcattttcgtttattTTGCTTCGTTAACGAAAGTTTTGAATtggagttttttcgttagttttagttgacaAGCATAAGCTCGCTCTGACGTGATTTGAACATAAAAGGAATATTTGCAATCACGTTTACGTCGGCCTGGCTTGGCTgccacacaacaacaaaaagcaagCCGGCGACCGGTTGAAACTTGTCCGCAACATTCTTGCCATCCGGCACGAAAGGCAGCTCGCAAACGTTGATCCAACGTTTTGAAAAGGTTCGACTGCAGCTGAGATCCCATTGGGAgaaaatgacgtcacttgtaTCGATTGCAACATTGTTGGGTGATATTTTTAatctttcctttttattttggtccttgcTTTGGGGTCTTCACATGAAAATGTCACCGCAAAGTAGATAATATCGTGAGTGGTTTATTCTTCAAAGGTTGAACATATTTCTAAAAGAATGTCTTAAACATAAAAATAGGAACTTATCGGTAACAGCTGTACAAAGTGGGAAATAATTAAATCaggtgaaatgttttttttgtttttttttaatagaataatcaattttaaatcgattttccttttcaagctcaatattgattcataaaaacatgaattgatTATTATCATATCTTTATGCCATaaattcttaaagggatacttgactgagcaattagcacctttaaaaactcatttttccactgatgatgacatcatctgtgttgaggaagtagctaacgaccaatcatggctcagtttactcacCAAAactggaaaacaggtgagccatgattggttgttaccgacttcctcagcacacgtgatgtcatcatcaggcgacagcaagtggaaaaatgactttttaaaaaggtattaattgtacatgaaaaataatggctatcaaattatgattttttttactgctgaaaatggctcaattttatatccatttttatttgcacttttattcatttatttattttgaattttggccgtTTCGGTCATCCAGAGATCAAACGATCAGGatgctaaattgtgtttttgtggcGTTCGTTACCTGCTCTGCGTCCCGGCGGCTCCCTGGCGGGGGGCGGCGGCCGGCTGACGTGCAGGGACGGCGAGGAGGACGGCGGTGGGGGCGGGGCCTGGTTGCGCCCCTGCGGCCCCGCCGTGTGCTTCTTGCTCAGCGAGTTGTGCCTCTGCGGCAGctccggggcgccgccgccgtccgTCTGGGCCGGCCCGTTGGTGAGCGATGTGTGCATCCGGtagggcggcggcgggggcggCGCCGACGAGCCGCCCCCTCCGGCGGGGGGCCGGCTGGAGGCCAGCGCGTTCTTGAGGGCGCTGGAAGGGGCGGGGCCTCGGTTGGGCGTGGGCGGCAGGGGCTTCTGCGCCGACGAGGACGACGAGGGAGCCGGCAGCTTCGGGCCGGGCGCAGGCGGGGCGTTGCCGCGGCCCCCCCGGCTGAAGGGCggcggagggggcggggccgaCGTGCTGTGCTTCATGCCGCCGCCgcccgaggaggaggagaagccgGCGTTGGGCGGGCGGGTGATGTCGGGCAGCGAGGGCCGGTGGGAGCGCTGGTGCTCCGGCGGCGACGGCGACGCCGAGCGACCCGACGGCGGGCGAGGCGCCGAGGGTCGCGACCCTGGCGGCCTCAGGGCCGACCGGCCCACCGAGCCGCCGGAGGAACCGTCTGGGGGACGAAAACGGTACAGTCGGGAAACATTCTTCTGATATCATCAatacattttggattttatttcaaggtttttgttttggatAAATACATTTGGTATTGTTAGCCTTCACATTtgattaaaatgtaaatgtaacaaatacatttcaatgttttcattgcatttgaatttaaatgcatttgtagtttttttccatgaattcacaattaattttatgttattcatgaacatatttttatgatattgtcaatacatttattattttggattttatttcaAGGTTTTTGTTGAAATTAGGAGTAAAACTAAATGCTAAttgatcatttttttattttaaacttacAAATTGTATTagaaatagtgctgtcaaagtttaaGCGTTAATACGTcacaaaaaatgatcacattaatcatgtatgaacgcaaattaaaaacacttttgaCCGCAATGTGTACATtgaaattatgaatttataaatacatttattttattaaaatgtcaatttaacaaacacattttaatgttttgaatttttattgcatttagatttaaacgcatttttttttcatgaatttaaGTAACATATATACTTGAAAATTGATATATAGCAAGACATAGAAAGGATCAATACAAACGTACACAGCACCatgtaatgtaatttttaatgttttgtttttttttacctccagcTGGTCGCAGCTTTGGCACACCTCCTTGGAAGAGGCCGCCCCTTCCCATTggaccgcctcctcctcctccatgacCTCCACCTGATTATgtcataaagaagaagaagaaaaaaaacaaaaaaaaacgtgatggTTTTATCAAGCCACATGAAAAAATGTCCCGATAAAGTTTAACTCTTtagaaatgtatctttttttttttttttttaaatggggccACAAGTGGCCAAAATAATCCaaataaagacttttttttggggggggggggtggacggCGGCTCACTCTCAAGAACGGGGGCGCTGCGGTCGTTGACCACGCCCACTTTCCTCAGCCGGGCTCCCTTGTGGATGTCGGACAGCAGGGCCCCCCTGCCTTTGGGAGGGGTGGTGTGGGCCTGCCGGGAAAGGGGGTCAGGGGTTACAAAAGTCAAGACTCGGAGGAGAACCAACGTGGGACCGAGAGCTGACTCACCTCATGAAAGGTGGGGGGAGGCGGGGGGCCCGGAGGGggcggaggagggggaggaatgGGCATCCTGTCCCTCGCTTGGCacttttgtcttcttcttcttcttcttctttaaaaGGCGCTGGACCTCAGTGCCTCTGCTGTCGTGATATGCTTCCACtcctgaggggggaaaaaaaaaatcataaaaagaaATTCCACAATCTGGGGCTGAATAATTACATTCAAATCGACATTGCAATGTAGAAGAATGTCATGTTCAATCTGcaatttttatttgctttattttaaatgtattatatgTGTGCTTTTCCTTTCCAAATACTTCAAAAGAccacataaaaatacaaaaagttctaaagtttaataataaatcagacgATGACGGtactttcttttcattttttcccccccgttcaATCAGAAATTCTTTGCGCTGGTTTAGgggtacttggctgaaaaaaaataaaaaaattcacaggggttacatcatttaaaaaaatgttgttatAGAAGACCACAATTGAGTTTTTCCTGTGCCGCAACATGCAACGACTTGCTGACTACACTCCCGTCTCCTCATCTCCCCAAAcaggttttctttttctttttcttcttcttcttcttcttgttgct encodes the following:
- the wipf2a gene encoding WAS/WASL-interacting protein family member 2 is translated as MPIPPPPPPPPGPPPPPTFHEAHTTPPKGRGALLSDIHKGARLRKVGVVNDRSAPVLESGGHGGGGGGPMGRGGLFQGGVPKLRPAGDGSSGGSVGRSALRPPGSRPSAPRPPSGRSASPSPPEHQRSHRPSLPDITRPPNAGFSSSSGGGGMKHSTSAPPPPPPFSRGGRGNAPPAPGPKLPAPSSSSSAQKPLPPTPNRGPAPSSALKNALASSRPPAGGGGSSAPPPPPPYRMHTSLTNGPAQTDGGGAPELPQRHNSLSKKHTAGPQGRNQAPPPPPSSSPSLHVSRPPPPAREPPGRRAAPQAPLSSARNGNRDAPAPPPPYRGHSAAPSEPAGGRAGPKPPPPPSSLSSLSRTPAGPPPPPPPIRNGHAVVSAPSKSILDDFESKFHFHPMEDLPPPEEYRHFNKVYPSKSGKAILRGAPPAPPVGR